The genomic stretch GTTTCGAATGCTTCTCAGCTGGTCGAGAGAAAACTGGTAAAAACCTTCTTCGGCATATCGAGCAAACGTAAGCAAAATATTTTCTTTTTGAATTTTATTTTTTTGTTTTCGATGTCGAAGCCAAAGCGACAACATTCCTCGCTGCGGAGAAATTAAGAGCGAAACGGCAAACACAAAGGTGATGGCCATTACAATCCAAGGACCTGTTGGCATTCGTGGCGCGAGTGTACTCATAACCACACCACTACTTCCTGCAAGCGCACCAAACACTCCTGCCAAAACTAACATCAGCGACAAACGATTCGTCCACAATCTTGCGGCCGCAGCTGGCGTAATGAGCATTGCCGCCATCAACACAACACCCACAGCCTGCAAACCAGTGGTCACCACCAAAACAATGAGCAGTGTGAGAAGTGTATCGATAAAGCGCATAGGCATGCCAAGGCTTTCAGCAAAACCGCGATCAAAACATAAAGCTTTTAATTCTTTGTAGGTAAAAGCAACAACCAGCAGTAACACGAAAGCTAGAACTGCAAAGACTTTCACGTCGGCACTTACAAGTGATGCCGTTTGCCCAAATAAAAATTTGTCCAAACCAGACTGGTTTCCCAAAGGCTTATGCTGAATCATGGTGAGCAACACAATTCCCACTGCAAAAAAAACGGAGAGAATCAAAGCAATTGCAGTATCCTCTTTAATACGAGATTTTCGGGAAATGGTTTGCACAAACATACTTGCAATGAGGCTCGTAACACTTGCACCAATAATTAACGCATATGGATTTTTGCTTTGTGTAAATAAAAAAGCTAAGCACACGCCGGGAAGTGCAGCATGGGCAATAGCATCCCCAAGCAAGGCGCGTTTACGCAAAAAAGCAAACGAACCTAAAACACCAGAACTGATGCCAAACAAAACGCACCCAAACCACACAAACTGTACATTGGGATCGAGGAAAATATGAAAGAAAGTATTCATTATATTTTCGCCATTTGCTCACTTACGCGAGCAAGCATATTTAATCTTCCGCCATAAGTGGTGTTAATTTTTTCTTCAGTAAAAGTTTCTGCCGTTGGACCAAACGCAACCAAACGCTGGTTCAACAACACCACCGAATCAAAATATTCTGGAACTGATTGCAAGTCGTGATGCACCACTACAACCGTGTACCCTTTTTCTTTGAGTTCACGCAGCAAAACAATAATCGCCTGTTCGGTAGCAGCATCAACACCTGTAAAAGGTTCATCCATTAAATAAATTTGAGCTTCTTGAGCAAGCGCTCTTGCAAGAAACACGCGCTGCTGCTGTCCCCCAGAAAGTTGACTGATTTGTCTGTTGGCATAATCTGCTATTCCCAATTTTTTCAAACACTGTAACGCAAATTCTCGATGAGCTTCGTTTGGACGTTTAAAAAGTGGGAGTTTTCCGTAGCGACCCATCATCACCACATCAAGCGCATTCGTGGGAAAATCCCAATCAACACTGCTTCGCTGAGGAACATAACCAATGAGATGTCGTTGATTTTTGAGTGCTTCTCCAAATACTTTTATTTCTCCCGAAAGCATGGGAAGCAAGCCCATCACGGCTTTAATCAAGGTAGACTTTCCAGCGCCGTTAGGGCCAACAACACCAATCAATTCACCTTTTGGTAACTGTAGATTTATATTCCACAAGACCGGTTGGCGTTGATACGCAACTGTAAGATCTTGAATGCTGAGCGCTGGATTTTTCATATGTTTCTCTCTTTGCAAAACTTACTGTTCACTTGCTGGAAAAAGCAATGCATCGCGAATTGTTTTCACATTTGCTTTGACCATTCCAATATAATTATCTGCATCACTCCCGGGGCTGCCCATGGCATCAGAGTAAAGTTCTCCCCCTATTACAAGCTGGTGTCCTTTTGCTTTTGAACCTTCTACAACCGCTTCAATAGAGCGCTTTGGAATACTTGATTCAACAAAGACTGCGGGAATTTTTCGAACGGCGAGCATCTCTACCAAACGCTGAATGTCTTTCAAGCCAAATTCTGAAACCGTGCTCACCCCTTGCAAGCCCATCACTTCTACATCATACGCCTGTCCAAAATATCCAAAGGCATCATGAGCCGTGACAAGCACACGCGTAGTTTTGGGAATGCGCATCATTTCAGTTTTCACCCAAGCATGAAGTTCATTCAATTTTTTTCCATACTCTTTACTTTGGCGTTGATAGAATTCGCTATGCTCGGGATCAAATTGGCTTAACTCACTTGCAATAACTTCCAGTGTTTTAGTCCATAATGAAACATCAAACCATACGTGTGGATCAAAATGACCAGCAAACTCAGGTGGCTCGCGCAAAAGCGAGTGATCAATTTTTTCTGTCACTGCAACAACAGGTTTGAATCGAGCCATTTTTACAAAGATGTCTCCCATTTTTCCTTCAAGGTTAAGTCCACTGTAAAAAATCATTTCTGCATTTTCGAGTTTTGCAATATCACCCTGACTTGCTTTGTACAAGTGAGGATCAACGCCAGCGCCCATCAACTGAACAACTTGCACATATTCTCCGCCTACGTTTTTCACCGCATCCGCAACCATGCCTGTTGTAGCAACAACTTGAATTTGTTGCGTTGGCGTTACAATACGTTTTTCATTTTTTGAAGCTGCCTTCTGCTGGGATGAACTTGAGCACGAAAGCGTCACTCCTATTAAAAAAACCATTAAAAGCTGAAACATTTTTTTCATTTTAATCCTTAGCCTTTCCTTTTCTAAATTATTAGTCTTGACTAACCAACTCTATACCTCTAGGCTAATAAAGATCAAGGAGAAAAAGCATGAACACCATTTTAAGCCGAGAAAATATAAGCGCCTCCATTCAAGACTATGTCAAAAATGCTTATAAAATTTCTCAACAAGATGAAAATATTACGGTTTCTAAGCTTTCTCGCGCCCTTTCTGTTTCTCTTCCCTCCACTACCAACATGATAAAACGTTTGGTGGATTTAAGCCTGATGAAAAAAAACAGAGGCGGAAAAATTAAGCTTACTGAAAAAGGCGAGTTGCTCGCATTAGAAGTCATTCGTCATCATCGTTTGCTGGAAACATTTTTCATTGATGTGCTTGGCATGGATTGGGCCGCCGCTCATGAAGAAGCTGAAATTTTGGAACACTATATTTCAGAACGCCTTGAACAACTTATTGACAAAAAACTTGCACAACCAAAACACGACCCTCACGGAGAACCAATTCCAACACGCTCTGGAAGTCTAAAGCAAAAAAACCTTCTCAACTTACTTGATACACCTG from Deltaproteobacteria bacterium CG11_big_fil_rev_8_21_14_0_20_42_23 encodes the following:
- a CDS encoding manganese ABC transporter ATP-binding protein, translating into MKNPALSIQDLTVAYQRQPVLWNINLQLPKGELIGVVGPNGAGKSTLIKAVMGLLPMLSGEIKVFGEALKNQRHLIGYVPQRSSVDWDFPTNALDVVMMGRYGKLPLFKRPNEAHREFALQCLKKLGIADYANRQISQLSGGQQQRVFLARALAQEAQIYLMDEPFTGVDAATEQAIIVLLRELKEKGYTVVVVHHDLQSVPEYFDSVVLLNQRLVAFGPTAETFTEEKINTTYGGRLNMLARVSEQMAKI
- a CDS encoding manganese transporter; the protein is MKKMFQLLMVFLIGVTLSCSSSSQQKAASKNEKRIVTPTQQIQVVATTGMVADAVKNVGGEYVQVVQLMGAGVDPHLYKASQGDIAKLENAEMIFYSGLNLEGKMGDIFVKMARFKPVVAVTEKIDHSLLREPPEFAGHFDPHVWFDVSLWTKTLEVIASELSQFDPEHSEFYQRQSKEYGKKLNELHAWVKTEMMRIPKTTRVLVTAHDAFGYFGQAYDVEVMGLQGVSTVSEFGLKDIQRLVEMLAVRKIPAVFVESSIPKRSIEAVVEGSKAKGHQLVIGGELYSDAMGSPGSDADNYIGMVKANVKTIRDALLFPASEQ
- a CDS encoding zinc ABC transporter permease, giving the protein MNTFFHIFLDPNVQFVWFGCVLFGISSGVLGSFAFLRKRALLGDAIAHAALPGVCLAFLFTQSKNPYALIIGASVTSLIASMFVQTISRKSRIKEDTAIALILSVFFAVGIVLLTMIQHKPLGNQSGLDKFLFGQTASLVSADVKVFAVLAFVLLLVVAFTYKELKALCFDRGFAESLGMPMRFIDTLLTLLIVLVVTTGLQAVGVVLMAAMLITPAAAARLWTNRLSLMLVLAGVFGALAGSSGVVMSTLAPRMPTGPWIVMAITFVFAVSLLISPQRGMLSLWLRHRKQKNKIQKENILLTFARYAEEGFYQFSLDQLRSIRNYNVRRALYLLRNLQKENLLLLGDLPETWVFTQSGKERAFALLRRHRLWELYLSRYLDLSSEHVHTDAENIEHILTLELEAELVKVLENPTHDPHHHPIPPQKGKAYE
- a CDS encoding DtxR family transcriptional regulator, translating into MNTILSRENISASIQDYVKNAYKISQQDENITVSKLSRALSVSLPSTTNMIKRLVDLSLMKKNRGGKIKLTEKGELLALEVIRHHRLLETFFIDVLGMDWAAAHEEAEILEHYISERLEQLIDKKLAQPKHDPHGEPIPTRSGSLKQKNLLNLLDTPVKEKFRIVEIHSSQAEMLSYLQNNKLFPGTELIVSEIAPFDGPVKFEMGKQTHFIGQSAARCIYGEKIT